Genomic segment of Vicia villosa cultivar HV-30 ecotype Madison, WI unplaced genomic scaffold, Vvil1.0 ctg.002553F_1_1, whole genome shotgun sequence:
ATTTAATCTTTTAAGTCATTATTACAAGATATTATTTTtgaacaattttattttattttatgtttcgtgAGACATTTAGCGCTATTGATGATAATTTATGATAAAGAAGGTTTAgtcaatattaaaattttgaatagaagaatgagttttttttttcaaagaaatGATAAACTTAAATGGACAAAAGCATTTTGAATGTATCAATAATAGTTTATGAAAAAGAAAGTTgagttaaaattaatattttttaataaatgagATTTGttgaataaaaaaaggaaaaataaaagggatgaaaaaatataaattctAATCTATCAAAGTTAGCTAAAATAAAAGTTGCAACTCTCTCAAAACACTTTCAAAACATAAATTGAGAGTAAATTCCACTAAGCgttcactactagaaatactctgttttcctgcggatttgagcaaaatttccgcaggaaacgtgtttcctgcggattttcctgcggttttggtccccagctaaaaccttcgtgggtaatattttcggcaggaatttccgcaggaaaatccgcaggtaaatccgcagaaaAATATCcacagctaaatccgcaggaaattccgctgGTAAGTCCGCAGGTAAGTCCACAGGAAtgataaatccgcaggtaatttatttctaaattttaaaaaaaaaatctaaattattaTTTGATCCTCTATCAGTATACAAGTACATCAGATCTATATGGTTACAACTTGCTATAAATACTAGCCTTAACTGTTTTCTCCTTATTTTCAACTTCTTTAAGCAATCCAATATCAGGAACTGCAAAGTTATATAGCTGTGAAGCTCTTATCAACAATTAattctttaataattttatgaTTCAGTCCATCGTTTACATATTTTGTTactcataatacataaacataatGGCTATGAAAACTTTTTTAACAAAATGAAAACATATTCAACTAATGAGTATAACCAATACTTATTGCCTAATAAAATCGAGATGTGTGAAAAACCCATGTCTAATCCTTGGCTGAAATCCTTTGCAATGATCAATGCTATAAAAcaccacacacacacatacacacataacaaattgcagaaaattgaatttgaaaacatGTAATTTAGGGAAAATTTCAGAACGCAAACAATATCGAAACAAAATCGAAAAAGAGTTGATAGCTAAAATTCAGTTCGATTCTGAACCAAATCGAAACAATAACCTGAATCAAAAACTGAAGCAACGTCagaataatattgttttatctttTCATCATGGAAATGAATGCCTACAGTGAGTTTCAACTTGATTGAAGGTCTTTCCATTGAACACCACAAGTTTAACAACAAAATCAGTAAAAACCTCAACAATTGAATTATCTCACAAAACTAACTATAGTCCTTCTAACTATGACTGAGGATTGAACTGTTCTCTATACTTTAACAACTACTCTACTTAAATCATACTAACAGATAATCAGCAATTATTTTAACTGACTGAATTAAATAATCTGAACTAAACTTAAACAAAAGATGTTTAATACAGTAATTAACTTTTCCTTTAATTGCTTTTCTCTCAACTTTaacaatcttttctttttctcataaTTCCTTTACCAATTACTATTAAATTCCATTACTAAAAACTAAGATAGAGATGGAAATGAACCTCAACCAATGCAGCTTCCTTCCTTGACAAAGATCCAACAATAGAAGGAGAAAGACCAACATCCTTCGCTCCAGCAATTAACGCAGCTTCTGTCCATCCCAGCTTCATCTGAAAATCCATAATTTGCAGAAATGAAACAATCAAGATGCAGAAAAATGGAATAAtcattaaattgaaaatggaataATCAagatgcagaaaaatgaagattaaATCGAAAAGAATAAGAGAAATAGAATCGACGCACTAACCACATGAGTGAGTGAGGCGTGAAGCAAACGAGCATGTTCGTCCTCGTACTTGGCTCTCGATTTCGAACTCTCGCGCCGTGAATCTTcatctgatgatgatgatgatgatgatgatgatgatgatgttgaagaaGTGGAATCATAGAAGCTAGGGTTTTCGATGGTGGAAACGGGTATTGCGTCATGGATAGAGTGTGGATTAGAAAAAGGTTGATTCTCCGTCGTGGAACAGCGGGAAGAGGTTATCAATGCAagtttaacaacaacaaaatcagtaAAAACCTCAACAATCGAAATAGCAGCTGCAATATCTTGGTGTAGCACTTGCATCAACATTTGTTACAAGATTAAAAATGGCAATTAGAGAAACCATATAAGTGTTGAAAAAGTTGCTGACATGTTTACCGAATCTTTATTGGGTCCTAGGATAGCTTTCATATGTAATAAGTTGGATGCATCTAATATCTATGCATCAAGTTAAGGGGGAATGATGATTATGATTATGCCGTTATTCGTTCATCTTCATTAGCCTCTCATAGTTCCCTTGGCTTGGATGCCAATTTGATTCTGATATTATGGAATCATGTTTCTCTTGTATGTATACTTATAAATCTCTTGTGAATATGATTAACTGAAATCTCTAAAGATGTCTTTACTTCATCTTTGTATCATATTATGTGAACATTTGACCACTCACCATGGTATCATTCAGGAACTGCCAAACAGTTAAGAGTAACATTAAACTACAAATTAAGTACATTCATTAATTTACAAAACCAACTCATAAAtcaaactttttaaatttattatagacAACTGAGTAATAACTACCTGTAAGTTGTAACTAGATGGTGAAGAAAAATAGAGAGCTCTAGCCTAGAGAGTCCTACCCCTGGACATAATCTTTGTCCACCACCAAATGGTGTAAAACAGTAGCTTCTAGTCCCAGCTTCAATTTTCGGCACTAAAAAATATATAGCTTTTACGATTTTTTAATAAAGTCGTGTTTTTAAATTGCGGGCGAATATTAATTTTTTCCAGATATTTATTTACCACAAACATGGCAATTTGAATAGCAGAGCCCAAAGTAAcactgttagggaccaaatatgTATGTGTAAGCCAATTGGGCTtattgttagggaccaaatatgTATGTGTAAGCCCAATTGGCTTAGGCCCATTTGTAGTAATCCAAAGTAGAGAATTAGAGGGGTTATAAAGAGGGCAGAAAGGAAGAGTGGAGGTATCAGGGAGAAATCATTTGTTTTAGTTATGGACAGAGAATATTGTTCTCTGTAGGAGCTTGGCTCTGGGGTAGATTGGGATTCTTCCCTTTCTGCATTTAATATTGCTTCATTAATCAAAATCAGTTTATTTCCTAAAGTTTTACCGCTTTGTTTCTTTAATTTCTGTTTCGGAATTTCGGGATCCTATCAATGGTCCGACCTACCGGATTC
This window contains:
- the LOC131639197 gene encoding uncharacterized protein LOC131639197, giving the protein MLMQVLHQDIAAAISIVEVFTDFVVVKLALITSSRCSTTENQPFSNPHSIHDAIPVSTIENPSFYDSTSSTSSSSSSSSSSSDEDSRRESSKSRAKYEDEHARLLHASLTHVMKLGWTEAALIAGAKDVGLSPSIVGSLSRKEAALVEVHFHLYLSF